In Phacochoerus africanus isolate WHEZ1 chromosome 14, ROS_Pafr_v1, whole genome shotgun sequence, one genomic interval encodes:
- the PTRH2 gene encoding peptidyl-tRNA hydrolase 2, mitochondrial has translation MISMPLVMEYLANPGALSFAAGVACGMCLGWGLRVRFGMIPKSSASETDTDTETEASILGESGEYKMILVVRNDLKMGKGKVAAQCSHAAVSAYKQIQRRNPELLQQWEYCGQPKVVVKAPDEETLVELLTHAKMLGLTVSLIQDAGRTQIAPGSRTVLGIGPGPVDLIDKVTGHLKLY, from the coding sequence atgaTCTCCATGCCCTTGGTTATGGAATATTTGGCCAATCCGGGCGCACTCAGCTTTGCTGCTGGAGTTGCTTGTGGCATGTGCCTGGGCTGGGGCCTCCGAGTACGCTTTGGGATGATCCCCAAGAGTTCGGCGAGCGAGACAGACACTGACACCGAAACTGAAGCAAGCATCTTAGGAGAGAGTGGGGAGTACAAAATGATTCTCGTGGTTCGAAATGACTTAAAGATGGGAAAAGGGAAAGTGGCTGCCCAGTGCTCTCATGCTGCTGTTTCTGCCTACAAGCAAATTCAAAGAAGAAACCCTGAATTACTCCAACAGTGGGAGTACTGTGGGCAGCCCAAAGTGGTGGTCAAAGCTCCTGATGAAGAAACTCTGGTTGAATTATTGACCCATGCAAAAATGCTGGGACTGACTGTAAGCTTAATCCAAGATGCTGGACGTACTCAGATTGCACCAGGCTCTCGAACTGTTCTAGGAATTGGGCCAGGACCAGTAGACTTAATTGACAAGGTCACTGGTCACCTAAAACTTTACTAG